In Herbaspirillum sp. WKF16, one genomic interval encodes:
- a CDS encoding pyrophosphatase: MKRSFAERIAFMNSMYGLPSNSSPTVPENVQDRLKKFKATLLDEVNEIDDIVKLADDGASKDDIVVAIADLLGDVIVYCRSEALKYGIPLEQVLDVIMDSNESKLGADGKPIYDENGKFLKGPNYWKPEPKIRELLESAASNR, from the coding sequence ATGAAGAGAAGTTTTGCTGAGCGGATTGCTTTCATGAATTCGATGTATGGTCTACCGTCGAATTCTTCACCAACGGTCCCTGAAAACGTCCAGGATCGACTCAAGAAATTTAAGGCAACGTTACTGGATGAAGTCAACGAAATCGACGACATCGTGAAACTTGCTGACGACGGTGCAAGTAAGGATGACATCGTCGTTGCGATTGCTGATCTGCTAGGTGATGTCATCGTCTACTGTCGGTCTGAGGCCTTGAAGTACGGAATCCCACTTGAGCAAGTCTTGGATGTCATCATGGACAGCAATGAGAGCAAGCTAGGGGCAGACGGTAAGCCGATTTACGACGAGAATGGAAAGTTTCTCAAGGGACCAAACTACTGGAAGCCAGAGCCAAAAATCCGTGAGCTTCTCGAATCTGCAGCATCTAACCGCTAG
- a CDS encoding ATP-dependent nuclease yields the protein MYLSNLKLWNFRKFGSDAQFSIESPNLDLNFNPGLNVLIGENDSGKSAIIDSIRHVLKTHSYDWLRIDGDDFHIGQHRLRIELSLRGIEPDEGKNFTEFLSWESTGKEASPMLRLILDVQRNHTSNQVLPYEVRAGADSDGKALSPEAKEYLKVTYLKPLRDAEEELIARKNSRLSQILIGHEAFKGHGYDHLLISHLKDFNGSIENYFEGKDTAGNDIKDLRGKELKSEIDTYIRSLYDSSKSTGLAVTERWQLKSLLEKLELSIRDEIGPGLGTLNRLFMASELLHLNKKNWAGIRLGLVEELEAHLHPQAQMQAIETFQKQDGVQLILTTHSPNIGSKLELKNLIICHGAHALPLGEEYTELDPDDYAFLQRFLDVTKANLFFAKGLILVEGWSEELILPELAKMAGRNLTEKGVAIINVQSLAFTRYANIFKRKNEPHFKKPVAIVTDVDIPLDKEDGDVLGDKANLAKAIKAKVDNFDGQCVRSFIAPRWTLEYCLSQSVVFKEKFAEIAKAVHNRSDWTDFDGMLSKKLIDGTLAKTEIASRLAQAMADKKIDGAKLNEDENISYLLKAIEYACGD from the coding sequence ATGTACCTATCCAACCTCAAACTGTGGAATTTCAGAAAATTCGGTAGCGATGCCCAATTTAGCATTGAGTCGCCGAATCTCGATCTAAACTTCAATCCTGGTCTGAATGTGTTGATCGGAGAAAATGATTCCGGGAAGTCAGCGATTATTGACTCTATCCGACACGTACTAAAAACGCACAGCTATGACTGGTTAAGGATTGATGGGGATGATTTTCATATTGGTCAACACAGGCTGAGGATAGAGCTGTCTCTCCGCGGTATCGAACCGGACGAGGGAAAGAACTTCACAGAATTTCTTTCATGGGAGTCGACTGGAAAGGAGGCATCCCCAATGTTGCGCCTCATCCTAGACGTTCAGCGGAACCATACCTCGAACCAGGTACTTCCGTACGAGGTTCGTGCCGGCGCCGATAGCGACGGTAAAGCCCTCAGCCCAGAAGCCAAGGAATACCTGAAGGTTACGTATCTGAAGCCGCTGAGGGACGCCGAAGAAGAACTGATCGCCCGGAAAAATTCGCGGCTATCGCAGATATTGATAGGCCACGAGGCATTTAAAGGCCATGGCTATGACCATCTACTCATCAGCCACCTGAAAGACTTTAACGGCTCCATCGAAAACTATTTCGAGGGAAAGGACACCGCAGGCAACGATATAAAAGACCTGCGGGGAAAAGAGCTAAAAAGCGAGATCGATACTTACATTCGTTCTCTATACGACTCCTCGAAAAGCACCGGTCTCGCGGTGACTGAAAGGTGGCAGCTAAAGAGTTTGCTAGAAAAATTGGAGCTTTCAATCCGAGACGAAATCGGCCCCGGACTTGGAACCCTCAACCGGCTTTTCATGGCGTCCGAACTTCTCCACTTGAATAAGAAGAATTGGGCTGGAATTCGACTTGGATTGGTGGAAGAACTGGAAGCGCACCTGCATCCGCAAGCACAAATGCAAGCCATTGAAACATTCCAGAAGCAAGACGGCGTTCAACTTATCCTGACCACACACAGTCCCAACATAGGATCGAAACTTGAACTAAAAAATCTGATCATTTGCCATGGAGCACATGCCCTCCCCCTTGGAGAAGAGTACACGGAGCTAGACCCCGACGACTACGCCTTCCTCCAACGCTTCCTCGACGTGACGAAAGCAAACCTGTTCTTCGCGAAGGGGCTAATCCTAGTGGAAGGATGGTCAGAAGAACTCATCTTGCCGGAACTCGCGAAGATGGCTGGGCGCAATTTAACTGAAAAAGGGGTTGCGATAATTAACGTCCAGAGTTTGGCATTCACTAGATACGCGAATATTTTCAAGCGCAAGAACGAGCCCCATTTCAAGAAGCCGGTCGCCATAGTCACCGATGTCGATATCCCGCTAGACAAGGAGGATGGAGACGTGCTCGGCGACAAGGCCAATCTTGCGAAGGCTATAAAGGCTAAGGTCGATAATTTTGACGGTCAATGTGTGCGTTCGTTTATCGCGCCGCGTTGGACGCTCGAATACTGTCTCTCGCAATCTGTGGTTTTCAAGGAGAAATTTGCAGAAATAGCCAAAGCCGTCCACAACAGGTCGGACTGGACAGACTTCGACGGGATGCTCTCAAAGAAATTGATAGACGGCACCCTTGCCAAGACTGAGATTGCTAGTAGGTTAGCCCAGGCCATGGCAGACAAGAAAATAGACGGCGCCAAACTCAACGAAGACGAAAACATCAGCTACTTGTTGAAGGCCATCGAATATGCCTGTGGAGATTGA
- a CDS encoding UvrD-helicase domain-containing protein, whose amino-acid sequence MEIEITEEDIAFAESILLAPGASFDEERRAFIKNLSTLDLQAVPGSGKTTALLAKLLILDRYMPFADGSGILVISHTNAAMDEIKNRIGLHCTKLFRYPNFVGTIQSFVDEFLAIPFFISKYKHPPVRIDDDLYDQQFSRPPFYLDKFSKQENKNARYFLLLNRYAIRWSFLDGSAKLTNGLRGPMIDFKKPKGKTAKEKYQDWSTTEKGRVQSWISNFKTKILKAGYLSFDDAYFLADAFVHKHPGVKQLLQKRFSMVFVDEMQDMKPHQYGILEDVFFNGGASQSAYQRIGDKNQSIYDGRTETEQFWIDREVVLHLNGSHRLSRMVATLVSRFAVSSIRIDGRAKGKDGNDIPIKPHMIVFPADKVEAVIPRFATLVKSFVEAGSIPDDPCNKYKAVGWVAKREKGKLRLCNYFPGYTRVDSKRRMDHTSLESYFDHDNRDRNISPVERNICNALLRILREEHIFDENGNPFSKRRMFAFLMEARPDYLQLFRSKLYDWCMNVVRGKKSEALSEFKAHLPEFLVQFNGVINHSAPFISAPAAATTSSQIASLDTCNMLQHDGVTVEISTIHGVKGETHTATLYLETYYEKGQGGNFESERLADQLKGNTIKATAHNLVKQSSKMVYVGFSRPTHLLCLAVQEARFEKIKKDLDENAWEIVWC is encoded by the coding sequence GTGGAGATTGAAATAACCGAGGAAGATATTGCCTTCGCCGAGAGCATTCTGCTGGCTCCAGGAGCTTCGTTTGACGAGGAACGGCGAGCATTTATCAAGAACCTTAGTACGCTCGACTTGCAGGCGGTCCCAGGTAGCGGAAAAACGACCGCATTGCTCGCCAAGCTTCTAATTCTGGACCGCTACATGCCTTTCGCGGACGGCTCCGGCATCCTGGTGATATCGCATACAAATGCGGCAATGGATGAGATAAAAAACCGGATCGGTCTTCACTGCACGAAGCTTTTTAGGTATCCCAATTTCGTCGGCACCATTCAGAGTTTCGTCGACGAATTTCTTGCTATCCCTTTCTTCATCAGCAAGTACAAGCATCCCCCTGTACGAATCGACGACGATTTATACGACCAGCAGTTTTCACGCCCACCTTTCTATCTCGATAAATTCAGCAAGCAAGAAAACAAGAACGCACGTTACTTTCTACTGCTGAATCGATATGCAATCCGGTGGTCATTTCTCGACGGCAGCGCCAAGCTAACCAACGGGCTGCGCGGCCCGATGATTGACTTCAAGAAGCCCAAAGGAAAAACCGCCAAGGAAAAATACCAGGACTGGAGCACGACTGAAAAAGGAAGAGTTCAATCTTGGATATCCAACTTTAAAACAAAGATACTGAAAGCTGGCTACCTCAGTTTCGACGATGCGTACTTTCTGGCCGATGCATTCGTTCACAAGCACCCCGGTGTAAAGCAGCTTCTTCAGAAGCGGTTTTCCATGGTGTTCGTCGATGAAATGCAAGACATGAAGCCGCATCAATACGGAATACTTGAGGACGTCTTTTTCAATGGAGGAGCGAGTCAGTCTGCATACCAGCGCATCGGCGATAAAAATCAGTCGATTTATGACGGACGTACTGAAACAGAGCAGTTCTGGATCGACAGAGAGGTTGTCTTACACCTGAACGGTAGCCACCGACTCAGCCGGATGGTAGCCACTTTGGTCAGTCGCTTTGCCGTAAGCTCTATACGAATCGACGGCCGAGCAAAGGGAAAAGACGGCAACGACATTCCCATTAAGCCTCACATGATCGTTTTTCCCGCAGACAAAGTGGAGGCAGTCATTCCAAGGTTCGCGACCTTGGTGAAGTCGTTTGTTGAAGCGGGCTCAATTCCGGATGACCCATGCAACAAGTACAAGGCAGTCGGATGGGTAGCCAAACGAGAGAAGGGTAAGCTGAGGCTGTGTAATTACTTCCCTGGCTATACCAGGGTTGATTCAAAAAGAAGGATGGATCACACGTCTCTCGAAAGTTACTTCGATCACGATAACCGGGACCGCAATATATCGCCAGTTGAGAGGAACATCTGTAATGCACTGCTTAGAATATTGCGCGAGGAGCATATCTTCGACGAAAACGGCAACCCGTTTTCAAAGCGACGCATGTTTGCTTTCCTGATGGAAGCGAGGCCAGATTATCTACAGCTATTTCGGTCCAAGCTATACGATTGGTGCATGAACGTGGTTCGTGGAAAGAAGTCCGAAGCACTCTCGGAGTTCAAAGCACACTTGCCTGAATTTCTCGTCCAGTTCAATGGAGTCATCAACCATAGCGCTCCGTTCATTTCCGCACCGGCGGCCGCTACGACCTCTTCTCAGATAGCCTCATTGGATACTTGCAACATGCTGCAGCATGATGGAGTCACCGTCGAAATTTCGACTATTCACGGCGTAAAAGGAGAGACGCACACGGCAACCCTATACTTGGAAACTTATTACGAGAAAGGCCAAGGGGGCAACTTCGAGTCAGAGCGCCTTGCAGATCAACTAAAGGGAAACACGATCAAAGCTACGGCACACAATCTGGTCAAGCAATCATCCAAGATGGTTTATGTAGGATTCTCCCGGCCGACCCACCTACTCTGCCTTGCAGTGCAAGAAGCGAGGTTCGAAAAAATCAAGAAAGACCTAGACGAGAACGCGTGGGAAATCGTCTGGTGCTGA
- a CDS encoding glyoxalase superfamily protein gives MAIIFSDVDIKRFRLRAKHLSRSSKISHTEALDAVAHEEGFSNWALLMKSASPTEAAPVSTLRREYFRFVRTTEGMHQAMRKVRAQGPYDYTQRGSPAERATAQLANDFADGANAVDFAVDFMECLLSVPQFRIHPESLVKAEMRSWLPYFVSPQNDDAQLLVNRHYKPVGLRTPEWVEYAAYPHLKVALNSEQRLTIAHKPSAVGFLYADAIAPWQSRQNAELYLVRLRALQQFLRASPRRKVSLSSLTSTPPRSLEQIREAFAQGRFAELKPDQA, from the coding sequence GTGGCCATCATCTTTTCCGACGTCGATATCAAACGCTTCCGTCTCCGCGCGAAGCATCTTTCCCGAAGCTCCAAAATTTCGCACACAGAGGCTCTGGATGCAGTCGCTCATGAAGAGGGCTTCAGCAATTGGGCTTTGTTGATGAAGAGTGCGTCCCCCACGGAGGCTGCACCAGTTTCGACACTGAGACGTGAATACTTCCGATTTGTGCGAACAACGGAAGGAATGCACCAGGCTATGCGTAAAGTGCGAGCTCAAGGCCCGTATGACTACACTCAACGAGGAAGTCCGGCAGAGCGTGCGACAGCACAACTCGCAAATGACTTTGCGGATGGCGCCAATGCTGTCGATTTTGCAGTCGACTTCATGGAGTGCCTGCTGTCGGTGCCACAGTTCCGAATCCACCCTGAGTCACTGGTGAAAGCAGAAATGCGCTCCTGGTTGCCGTACTTTGTGTCTCCTCAGAACGACGACGCACAGCTTCTCGTGAATCGCCATTACAAGCCAGTAGGGCTAAGGACACCCGAATGGGTGGAATACGCTGCATATCCGCATTTAAAAGTTGCATTGAATAGCGAACAGCGACTGACCATTGCGCATAAGCCCTCGGCTGTAGGCTTTTTGTATGCCGACGCTATTGCGCCATGGCAGTCTCGGCAGAATGCCGAGCTTTATCTAGTCCGGTTGAGGGCATTGCAACAATTTCTTCGAGCCTCCCCACGCCGCAAGGTGTCCTTGTCGAGCTTGACGTCGACTCCGCCACGCAGCCTCGAACAAATTCGCGAGGCCTTCGCACAGGGTCGGTTTGCAGAATTGAAGCCTGACCAAGCGTAG
- a CDS encoding SDR family oxidoreductase translates to MSRTWFITGVNSGFGREMCNQLLARGDSVYGTVRDLDSVKDLTDLYGKQFRVAQLDMTDTLAIAPLVKRAFDEAGHIDVVMNNAGYGLFGPAEGLTDQQIRHQIDTNLIGPIQVARSAIPYLRQQRGGRLMVMSSYGGQATHPGASLYHASKWGIEGFFESLAVEVAAFNIDVTIVEPGAARTAFRKTAGARMGDFPDAYADSPLAAMFARLSDPGFLAAGDPVKMVKTMIECVEQKPAPKRLVLGSDSYAMLHKALTERLAMLESQRSDAPLTDFQSGS, encoded by the coding sequence ATGTCTCGTACTTGGTTTATCACTGGCGTCAACAGCGGCTTCGGCCGGGAAATGTGCAATCAACTCTTGGCGCGGGGCGATTCTGTATATGGAACCGTGCGTGATTTGGACAGTGTCAAGGACTTGACGGACCTATATGGCAAGCAATTTCGCGTTGCTCAGTTGGACATGACCGATACGCTGGCCATCGCGCCGCTTGTGAAGCGCGCCTTTGACGAAGCAGGTCATATCGATGTTGTAATGAATAATGCTGGCTATGGCTTGTTTGGCCCTGCCGAGGGGCTGACAGATCAACAGATACGCCATCAAATCGATACAAATCTGATCGGCCCTATCCAAGTGGCACGTAGCGCCATTCCTTATCTGCGGCAGCAGAGAGGCGGCAGACTAATGGTGATGTCCAGCTACGGTGGCCAAGCTACACACCCGGGAGCCTCCCTTTATCACGCAAGCAAGTGGGGAATTGAAGGATTTTTCGAATCACTGGCAGTTGAAGTTGCAGCATTCAACATTGATGTGACGATTGTCGAACCAGGTGCGGCACGTACTGCTTTTCGTAAGACCGCCGGCGCGCGGATGGGTGATTTTCCCGATGCATACGCCGATTCTCCGCTGGCGGCCATGTTTGCGCGCCTGTCTGACCCGGGATTCCTGGCCGCAGGAGATCCAGTGAAGATGGTAAAGACTATGATCGAATGTGTAGAGCAAAAACCCGCGCCGAAAAGATTGGTTTTGGGTTCTGATTCGTATGCAATGCTGCATAAGGCGCTGACTGAGCGCTTGGCCATGCTTGAGTCACAGCGAAGCGACGCACCGCTGACCGATTTCCAGAGCGGCTCTTGA
- a CDS encoding LysR family transcriptional regulator, whose translation MNEPSLSELKALACIATHRSFRKAADELELAPSTLSHMMRGLEDRMGTRLLNRTTRSVSPTQAGERLVAKIRPILQDLERVLAEVDASRDRPSGLLRLTASETVSMLLIQEVIPTFLTQYPEMEVDLVAEPALVDIVAEGYDAGFRLGENVARDMVAVRFGGTSRMIPVASPSYLKGRIAPTTPDDLAGHICIRSRTPNGRPYKWEFSRNGESMALEVPGHIMLNRTELMLEAALQGLGIAFVPERIARAHLDTGVLLPLLRDWCPSYPGLFLYYPGHRQVPAGLRAFIEVLKSLDSTR comes from the coding sequence ATGAATGAACCCTCTCTCTCAGAATTGAAAGCTCTGGCGTGCATCGCTACGCACCGCAGCTTTCGCAAGGCAGCGGATGAACTGGAGCTGGCGCCCTCGACTTTGAGCCACATGATGCGAGGTCTAGAAGATCGCATGGGTACGCGCCTGCTGAACCGCACCACGCGAAGCGTCTCGCCCACGCAAGCTGGTGAGCGTCTTGTCGCAAAAATCAGGCCCATACTGCAGGACCTAGAACGGGTACTCGCTGAGGTTGATGCATCACGTGATCGTCCAAGCGGCTTATTGCGGCTAACTGCCTCAGAAACGGTGTCAATGCTGTTGATCCAGGAAGTCATTCCAACGTTTCTTACGCAATATCCCGAGATGGAAGTGGATTTGGTTGCAGAACCTGCTCTCGTGGATATCGTAGCTGAAGGCTATGACGCCGGATTTAGACTCGGGGAAAACGTTGCGCGAGATATGGTGGCCGTGCGTTTCGGTGGCACATCGCGGATGATTCCCGTGGCGTCCCCGAGTTATCTCAAGGGGCGTATTGCTCCAACAACACCCGATGATCTCGCAGGACATATTTGCATTCGATCACGCACACCCAACGGAAGACCCTACAAATGGGAGTTCTCCCGTAACGGTGAATCGATGGCGTTGGAGGTGCCCGGGCACATCATGCTCAACCGAACAGAGTTGATGCTGGAGGCCGCTTTGCAGGGACTCGGTATCGCGTTTGTTCCCGAACGTATTGCACGAGCCCATTTGGACACAGGAGTGCTACTGCCCTTGCTGCGAGACTGGTGCCCTAGTTATCCAGGACTGTTTCTCTATTACCCTGGACATCGTCAGGTTCCGGCAGGGCTTCGGGCATTTATTGAGGTATTAAAATCCCTAGACAGCACACGTTAA
- a CDS encoding sensor domain-containing phosphodiesterase, translating to MVEAHNDAPTLQEDEMQRLAALHSLHLLDTGASEDLDNVTRLCLGVFGVSGAYVSLIDADRQWLKSRSGPDMCAPSREQSFCHYTIMDRAVMVVEDAAADPRFATNPMVTSSPHIRFYAGAPLITPDGHAIGALCITDTETHSFTAAQRRQLQQLAALAMSQMLLRRAVGRVDVLTGMPNKYQLQEDLEAVARQRVIDNDTVETPGTRTLAYIDMPDANTAFEIASVLGTRVFDDLVRNVGARLQHLTVGSADVYHVTDARFALLSHEGQAQHFAQKLREITPALEQPVHSMTLPLNLPSYGGIVRVAPQREALLDAPRKAVAALHEAVTHQRRWADYDAEADVRHQRSFRLLNDIPEAIQAKDGFQLAYQPKLDLRTDTYHGAEALLRWQHRELGAISPAEFIPLVERTALIRPVSDWVITAALKQMASWRGEGMHLKLAINLSAPNFEEGDIVKRLERACIEADIAPAMIEIECTEGLWMQSPAVLKMLHEIRNLGMGLALDDFGTGYSNFAYLQQVPASVVKIDQSLIRNLDSNPRDRRIVQSLIALAKELEYRIVAEGVETAQTLQMIRDWGVDEAQGYYLARPLAPEAFLAHIRSD from the coding sequence ATGGTTGAGGCGCATAACGATGCGCCCACTTTGCAGGAAGACGAAATGCAGCGCCTGGCAGCACTGCATTCCCTACACCTGCTCGACACCGGCGCTTCCGAAGATCTGGACAACGTCACCCGTCTTTGCCTTGGTGTCTTTGGCGTTAGCGGTGCATACGTGTCGTTGATAGATGCCGACCGTCAGTGGCTCAAGTCACGCAGTGGTCCCGACATGTGTGCGCCGTCTCGTGAACAATCCTTTTGCCACTACACCATCATGGATCGTGCGGTTATGGTGGTAGAGGATGCAGCGGCCGACCCGCGCTTTGCCACCAACCCAATGGTGACCAGCTCGCCGCACATCCGGTTCTATGCCGGTGCGCCGCTGATCACGCCGGACGGTCATGCCATTGGTGCCCTGTGCATAACCGATACCGAAACGCATAGCTTCACAGCAGCCCAGCGACGGCAACTGCAGCAGCTCGCCGCGCTAGCTATGTCGCAGATGCTGCTGCGGCGTGCGGTGGGCCGCGTGGATGTACTGACCGGCATGCCCAATAAATACCAACTGCAGGAAGACCTGGAAGCAGTGGCGCGGCAGCGCGTGATAGACAACGACACGGTGGAAACTCCTGGCACACGCACGCTGGCCTATATCGATATGCCAGATGCCAATACTGCGTTTGAAATTGCCAGCGTTCTTGGCACACGTGTCTTCGATGACCTGGTCCGTAATGTCGGCGCGAGGCTTCAGCATCTGACAGTCGGCAGCGCCGATGTCTATCACGTTACCGATGCCCGTTTCGCGCTGCTCTCACATGAAGGTCAGGCCCAGCATTTCGCGCAGAAGCTCCGAGAAATCACACCGGCACTTGAACAGCCGGTGCACAGCATGACACTACCGCTAAACTTGCCTAGTTATGGCGGCATCGTGCGTGTGGCGCCGCAACGTGAGGCCCTGTTGGATGCTCCACGCAAGGCGGTGGCGGCGTTACATGAGGCCGTTACCCATCAACGCCGCTGGGCCGATTATGACGCCGAGGCAGACGTGCGCCACCAGCGCAGTTTTCGACTGCTGAACGACATCCCGGAGGCGATCCAGGCGAAAGACGGCTTCCAGCTTGCCTACCAGCCCAAGCTGGACTTGCGGACCGATACCTATCACGGCGCCGAAGCGCTGCTGCGCTGGCAACACCGCGAGCTTGGCGCGATCTCGCCGGCCGAGTTCATTCCTCTGGTGGAGCGCACAGCGCTAATCCGGCCGGTGTCGGACTGGGTGATAACGGCGGCGCTGAAACAGATGGCCTCGTGGCGCGGCGAAGGCATGCATCTTAAGCTGGCAATCAACCTATCAGCGCCCAATTTCGAGGAAGGTGACATCGTCAAGCGCCTGGAGCGCGCCTGTATCGAGGCCGACATCGCACCGGCGATGATCGAGATCGAATGCACTGAAGGCCTGTGGATGCAGAGTCCTGCTGTGCTGAAGATGTTGCATGAGATCCGCAATTTGGGGATGGGACTGGCGCTTGACGACTTCGGCACCGGCTACAGCAACTTCGCCTATCTGCAACAGGTGCCGGCGTCGGTGGTCAAGATTGATCAGTCGCTGATTCGCAATCTCGACTCAAACCCGCGTGATCGTCGGATTGTGCAGTCGCTGATTGCACTCGCCAAGGAACTTGAATACCGGATTGTGGCTGAGGGCGTTGAGACAGCGCAGACCCTGCAGATGATTCGCGACTGGGGAGTAGACGAAGCCCAAGGCTATTATTTGGCTCGGCCGTTGGCACCGGAAGCGTTCCTGGCTCACATCCGTAGCGATTAA
- a CDS encoding methyl-accepting chemotaxis protein, translating into MKTENSDIKRTSLSVAARLALSFALVLAMMLALTVASISKVNSIEGSLTTVSEDNNVKQRYAINFRGSVHDRAIALRDLTLVGDAEVKDVAALINKLDSDYQQSAKPLDAIFAGERGRQIRAEERADLDGIKSVEARAMPLAAKVVAARNAGDIDGARQLMLTQAKPAFIEWLAAINKFIDLQESLSQAESAKARATARGFQAFMLVLLAAALVAGVVLATLITRSIRRALGAEPDDVKDLALAVDRGELYHKVSLRKNDGGNRLSIMAALSEMSGNLRATVTEVRDAAAGVATISAQIAAANTDLSARTEDQAASLEETASAMEQLTATVKQNDANARQANQLAHSASDIAKQGGAIVSEVVDTMAAINESSRKIVDIISVIDGIAFQTNILALNAAVEAARAGEQGRGFAVVATEVRNLAQRSSAAAKEVKQLIDTSVENVENGTKLVEQAGSTMQQIVTSVQHVTDVMGEISAASHEQSLGIEEVHKAIALMDEVTQHNAALVEQAAAAVGNLQDQAVSLNHAVGVFQLEPPSVIGAATSTSSNVLQLRTVDVNPRLTLGVVAKERAYG; encoded by the coding sequence GTGAAAACAGAAAATAGTGATATCAAGCGCACCTCTCTGAGTGTTGCCGCACGCTTGGCGCTGAGTTTTGCGCTGGTGTTGGCGATGATGCTGGCATTGACGGTAGCCAGCATTTCTAAAGTCAATTCCATCGAAGGCAGTTTGACCACCGTCAGCGAAGACAACAACGTCAAGCAGCGCTATGCCATCAACTTCCGTGGCAGCGTGCACGACCGCGCCATCGCCCTGCGCGATCTGACCCTGGTAGGTGACGCCGAGGTGAAAGATGTGGCGGCGTTGATCAACAAGCTCGATAGCGACTACCAACAGTCGGCCAAGCCGCTGGACGCGATTTTCGCCGGCGAACGCGGCCGACAGATCCGCGCCGAGGAACGCGCCGACCTTGATGGCATCAAGTCCGTCGAGGCGCGCGCCATGCCACTGGCGGCTAAGGTTGTCGCTGCCCGTAACGCCGGCGACATCGATGGAGCACGTCAGCTGATGCTCACCCAGGCAAAGCCTGCTTTCATTGAATGGCTGGCGGCGATCAACAAGTTCATTGACCTGCAGGAGAGCCTGAGCCAGGCTGAATCTGCGAAGGCTCGCGCAACTGCTCGCGGCTTCCAGGCATTCATGCTGGTTTTACTGGCGGCCGCTTTGGTAGCTGGTGTCGTTTTAGCTACCCTGATCACACGCTCTATCCGCCGCGCGTTGGGCGCCGAGCCGGATGACGTTAAAGACCTCGCGTTAGCGGTAGACCGCGGTGAGCTTTATCACAAAGTGTCGCTGCGCAAGAACGACGGCGGCAACCGCCTTAGCATCATGGCAGCACTATCCGAGATGAGTGGCAATCTTCGTGCTACCGTTACCGAAGTGCGCGACGCCGCCGCCGGCGTAGCCACCATCAGCGCCCAGATCGCTGCTGCCAACACCGACCTCTCGGCGCGCACCGAAGACCAGGCCGCCTCGCTAGAGGAAACCGCATCGGCCATGGAGCAGCTGACCGCCACCGTCAAGCAGAACGACGCCAACGCGCGCCAGGCCAACCAACTGGCGCACAGCGCCTCCGACATCGCAAAGCAGGGGGGCGCTATCGTTAGCGAAGTGGTCGACACCATGGCGGCCATCAACGAATCGTCACGCAAGATCGTAGACATCATCAGCGTCATTGACGGCATCGCTTTCCAGACCAACATCCTGGCCCTGAACGCGGCAGTCGAAGCGGCTCGCGCCGGAGAGCAGGGCCGTGGCTTTGCGGTGGTCGCCACCGAAGTGCGCAACCTCGCGCAACGCAGCTCGGCCGCCGCCAAGGAAGTGAAGCAGTTGATCGATACCTCGGTGGAAAACGTCGAGAATGGCACCAAGCTGGTCGAGCAGGCCGGCAGTACGATGCAGCAGATCGTCACCAGCGTGCAGCACGTCACTGACGTAATGGGAGAAATCTCCGCTGCCAGCCACGAGCAGAGCCTGGGCATCGAAGAGGTTCATAAGGCCATCGCCCTGATGGATGAGGTCACTCAACATAATGCGGCACTTGTGGAACAGGCCGCCGCTGCCGTGGGCAACTTGCAAGACCAAGCCGTGAGCCTGAATCACGCGGTGGGCGTTTTCCAGCTGGAGCCTCCATCAGTCATCGGCGCGGCAACGTCTACTTCGTCCAACGTTTTGCAACTGCGCACTGTGGACGTCAATCCGCGACTGACACTGGGCGTGGTGGCAAAGGAGCGTGCATATGGTTGA